From the genome of Arvicola amphibius chromosome 9, mArvAmp1.2, whole genome shotgun sequence, one region includes:
- the Dazap2 gene encoding DAZ-associated protein 2, producing the protein MNSKGQYPTQPTYPVQPPGNPVYPQTLHLPQAPPYTDAPPAYSELYRPSFVHPGAATVPTMSAAFPGASLYLPMAQSVAVGPLGSTIPMAYYPVGPIYPPGSAVLVEGGYDAGARFGTGATAGNIPPPPPGCPPNAAQLAVMQGANVLVTQRKGNFFMGGSDGGYTIW; encoded by the exons GTCAATATCCAACACAGCCTACCTACCCTGTGCAACCTCCTGGGAATCCAGTATACCCTCAGACCTTACACCTTCCTCAGGCTCCACCCTACACAGACGCTCCGCCTGCGTACTCAGAG CTCTATCGTCCAAGCTTTGTTCATCCAGGGGCTGCCACAGTCCCCACCATGTCAGCTGCGTTTCCTGGCGCCTCACTGTATCTGCCTATGGCCCAGTCTGTGGCTGTTGGGCCTTTAGGCTCCACAATCCCCATGGCTTACTATCCAGTCGGTCCCATCTATCCACCTGGCTCAGCAGTGCTGGTAGAAGGAGGGTATGATGCAGGTGCCAGATTTGGCACTGGCGCTACCGCTGGCAACATTCCT CCTCCACCCCCTGGATGCCCTCCTAACGCTGCTCAGCTTGCAGTCATGCAGGGAGCCAACGTCCTTGTGACTCAGCGCAAGGGAAACTTCTTCATGGGTGGCTCAGATGGTGGCTACACCATTTGGTGA